From Mauremys mutica isolate MM-2020 ecotype Southern chromosome 17, ASM2049712v1, whole genome shotgun sequence, one genomic window encodes:
- the ACKR1 gene encoding atypical chemokine receptor 1 produces the protein MGNNCIITASSHLELNMSDYSFENMMVNYSSEYNIDEILASAPCRSGYCSFFRNHAFNFLVVVCALGLLSNLALVVALTRCRSLWGWPPGRASLFQLMLGTTIFTAMLPFFAAGIRQGWVIGNGLCKMAYMLWHGSLFAEGLLVAAGACSAMWGKWVPSRHHWCMAVALWVAAVLLAVPAALLSGTEGHPQKLCMMRDMTGWYLAHVTSCLVVFILLPAALGVAKAMLTWRRSGWQLRVGVTCLFFLLWVPYGTALLLDLLVRRLLPYASCHFYELLDFFLGLSEGLGVLHCCLGPLLLLGAGLYHRRTHADPGPLRGPAQHVPGLILPTPNVQKA, from the coding sequence TCCAGCCACCTGGAACTAAACATGAGCGATTACAGCTTTGAGAACATGATGGTGAATTACTCCTCCGAATATAACATTGATGAGATCTTGGCCTCTGCACCCTGCCGGAGTGGCTACTGTTCATTCTTTCGCAACCATGCCTTCAACTTCCTGGTTGTGGTCTGTGCCCTGGGCCTGTTGAGTAACCTGGCTCTGGTGGTGGCCTTGACCCGCTGCCGGAGTCTTTGGGGCTGGCCCCCTGGCAGAGCCTCCTTGTTCCAGCTGATGCTTGGCACCACCATCTTCACGGCCATGCTGCCATTTTTTGCTGCAGGCATCAGGCAAGGTTGGGTCATTGGTAACGGGCTCTGCAAGATGGCGTACATGCTGTGGCATGGAAGCCTCTTCGCTGAAGGGTTGCTGGTAGCTGCTGGTGCATGCAGTGCCATGTGGGGCAAATGGGTTCCCAGCCGGCACCACTGGTGCATGGCCGTGGCTCTCTGGGTGGCAGCTGTCCTCCTGGCAGTGCCAGCTGCCTTGCTGAGTGGGacggaggggcacccgcagaagCTGTGTATGATGAGGGACATGACCGGGTGGTACCTGGCCCACGTCACATCCTGCCTGGTTGTTTTCATTCTGCTCCCTGCTGCACTGGGCGTAGCCAAGGCAATGCTGACATGGCGCAGGAGTGGCTGGCAGCTGCGGGTTGGGGTGACATGTCTGTTCTTCCTTCTCTGGGTGCCGTACGGGACAGCCCTGCTCCTAGACTTACTGGTGCGGAGGCTGCTGCCCTACGCCAGCTGCCATTTCTATGAGCTTCTTGACTTCTTCCTGGGGCTGTCAGAGGGCCTCGGTGTGCTGCACTGCTGCCTCGGGCCCTTGCTGCTTCTCGGAGCAGGGCTGTATCACCGAAGGACCCATGCTGACCCAGGCCCTCTCCGAGGGCCAGCACAGCATGTGCCAGGGCtaatattgccaaccccaaatgttcaaaaagcaTGA